In a single window of the Bacillus rossius redtenbacheri isolate Brsri chromosome 8, Brsri_v3, whole genome shotgun sequence genome:
- the LOC134534679 gene encoding uncharacterized protein LOC134534679 produces the protein METILVFVFVLISEVTIRDVAAFPDQQDYGALALGPDYSPYGPGIGPSYGSGVLGDTLTMPDHKFNPDPKVQLEKFEVPQTIILPSPKPVYYNRPVHVASIKTVPSENSKYFKVILNNGVPVRHVRDWHIKLYKPFPVFVNKLVKVPVPCPVIVPIAQPYPVKIFKDVPVGVKSVVPVKIPCYYPVVKYNRLSVPYPQYYPVKVTVPSPCMKGGLIVAPGVEGLNGAPDVEGLYDARVLEVPNDAPNPVGPFSAPGLGDSLYGSGFGVDVGKLSPGISGSGLGGPIDASTLGGQFGTLEFGGYQNVFGSGNFVGGPGVGGAINPGLQDVFGGVPVIGDRFSGHGPVGDYGHASCA, from the exons ATGGAGACCATACTG gTATTCGTCTTCGTGCTGATTTCGGAAGTTACAATCCGAGATGTGGCTGCATTTCCCGATCAACAAGACTATGGTGCCCTAGCATTGGGTCCAGATTATAGTCCCTATGGCCCGGGAATTGGTCCCAGCTATGGTAGTGGGGTTTTAGGAGATACACTTACCATGCCAGACCACAAGTTCAATCCAGATCCTAAGGTACAATTAGAGAAATTCGAAGTGCCACAAACCATTATATTGCCGAGTCCTAAACCTGTTTATTACAATAGACCAGTCCACGTAGCATCGATAAAAACAGTCCCTTCTGagaattcaaaatatttcaaagttattttaaataatggtgTACCAGTCAGACACGTTCGTGACTggcatattaaattgtataagcCCTTTCCAGTTTTTGTCAATAAGCTCGTGAAAGTACCTGTGCCGTGTCCAGTCATTGTTCCAATTGCACAGCCGTACCCAGTCAAGATTTTCAAGGATGTGCCAGTTGGTGTAAAAAGTGTCGTACCTGTAAAAATACCGTGTTATTACCCAGTGGTAAAGTACAATCGTCTGTCAGTACCTTATCCGCAGTACTATCCAGTAAAAGTGACAGTTCCCAGCCCCTGCATGAAAGGTGGCCTCATTGTTGCACCTGGTGTTGAAGGTCTAAATGGTGCACCTGATGTAGAGGGCCTTTATGATGCGCGTGTTCTAGAAGTTCCTAATGATGCACCTAATCCTGTAGGCCCATTTAGTGCTCCAGGTTTGGGAGATTCACTTTATGGTTCTGGTTTTGGAGTTGACGTAGGAAAACTTAGTCCTGGAATTTCCGGTTCTGGTCTTGGAGGTCCTATTGATGCTTCTACTTTAGGAGGTCAATTTGGTACGCTTGAATTTGGAGGTTACCAAAATGTTTTTGGTTCTGGAAATTTCGTTGGTGGTCCCGGTGTTGGTGGTGCTATCAACCCAGGTCTTCAAGATGTCTTTGGTGGTGTTCCGGTAATTGGAGATCGCTTTAGCGGCCATGGTCCTGTTGGGGATTATGGACATGCTTCGTGCgcttaa